The DNA region GCGCTGCCGGGCGGGCGGGGCCGGCATTCCCGGCTTCTACACCAAGACCGGCGTCGGCACGCTGGTCGCCGAGGGCAAGGAGCACAAGGAGTTCAACGGGGAAACCTACATCCTCGAGACCGGGCTCACCGCCGACCTCGCGCTCGTCAAGGCGTGGAAGGGCGATACCGAGGGCAATCTCGTCTATCGCAAGACCGCCCGGAACTTCAATCCGATGATGGCCATGGCCGGCAAGGTCACGGTCGCCGAGGTCGAGGAACTCGTGAAGCCGGGCGAACTCGATCCGGACTGCATCCACACCCCCGCCATCTTCGTGCAGCGCCTCATCAAGGGCGAGCACGAGAAGCGCATCGAACAGCGCACCGTGCGCGCGTAAGCGACAAGGAGACAGACATCATGGCCTGGACCCGCGAACAACTCGCCGAGCGCGCCGCCAGGGAGCTCGAAGACGGCTTCTACGTCAATCTGGGGATCGGCATCCCGACCCTCGTCGCCAACTACATCCCCGAGGACATGGACGTGACCCTGCAGTCGGAGAACGGCATGCTCGGCATGGGCCCGTTCCCGCGCGAGGACGAAGTCGATCCCGATCTCATCAATGCCGGCAAGCAGACCATCACCGAGCTGAAGAAGACGAGCTATTTCAGCTCCGCCGACAGCTTCGCCATGATCCGCGGCGGGCACATCAACCTGTCCATCCTGGGCGCGATGGAGGTCTCGGAAAAGGGCGACATCGCCAACTGGATGATCCCCGGAAAGATGGTCAAGGGCATGGGCGGGGCAATGGACCTCGTCGCCGGCGTGCAGCGCGTCGTCGTCATCATGGACCACACCAACAAGGCCGGCGAGAGCAAGCTCCTGAAGGAATGCACCCTGCCGCTGACCGGCAAGGGATGCGTGGACCGCGTCATCACCACGCTCGGCGTGTTCGACGTCGTCGAGGACGGCCTCCTGCTCACCGAACTCGCCCCCGGCGTGACGCTGGAGGACATCGAGAAATCCACCGAGGCGAAGTTCAAGGTCGCCGAGGGGGTAGGGTAGGCCACGGTCCGAACCTCGTCGTTCCGGAAGCCGCGAAGCGGCTCTCCGGAACCCGGGCGCCCCCTGAAGACATCATCCCCGGGTTCCGGCTTTCACCGGAATGACGCGAGGGAGCGGCGGGGACGGGGCAAGGCGCCTGCCCGCCGCCTAGCTCCTCACCTTCACATACTCGCCCGGCGCCGGGCAGATCGGCTTCAGCCTGCCACCGCCGGGCTCGCGCGCGTCGACCATCGTGTCGCTCTGGTCGAACAGCCAGGCGCGCCAGTGCGGCCACCAGGAGCCCGGATGCTCCTTGGCGCCGGCGAGCCACTCCTCGAGCGTGTCGGGCAGGGCCTCGTTGACCCAGTGCTGGTACTTCTTCGCGTCGGGATGGTTGACCACGCCCGCGATATGGCCTGATCCGGCCATCATGTACTGGGCCTTGCCGCCGAACAGCTTGACCGACCTGTAGACCGAGGCGGCCGGAGCGATGTGGTCCTCACGGCTCGCCTGCATGAAGACCGGGATCGTCACCTTGGACAGGTCGAGCCTGTGGCCGGCCATCTCCATCTCGCCGCGGGCGAGCCGGTTCTTCTTGTAGAAGTTTTCCAGGTAGGACAGGTGAAGCCGTTTCGGCATGCGCGTCTGGTCGGCGTTCCAGTACAGGAGGTCGAAGGCCTGTGGCTGACGCCCGAGCAGGTAGTTGTTGATCACGAAGGACCAGACGAGGTCGTTCGAGCGCAGCATGTTGAACGTGTCCGCCATGGTGCGCCCGTCCAGCACCCCGCCCTGGGCGTCCATCAGCCGGCCGATCTCCTTGAACCACTCGTCGTCGATGAAGACGAGCAGATCGCCCGCGAGCTCGAAATCGAGCTGGGCGGCGAAGAAGGTCGCGGACGCAATGCGCGTGTCGCCCTCGGCCGCCATCAGTGCGAGCGCGGTGCCGAGCATCGTGCCCCCGATGCAGTAGCCGACCGTGTCGATCTTCGTCTCGCCGGTGGCCTGCTCGACCTTTTCGAGCGCCGTGAAGAGACCTTTGCGGATATAGTCCTCGAAGCTCGCATCCTTCAGCTCCGGGCCCGGATTGACCCAGCTGATGAGGAAGACGGTGAACCCCTGTTCCACGAGCCAGGCGATCATCGAGCTCTTGGCGCGCATGTCGAGGATGTAGAACTTGTTGATCCAGGGCGGCGCGATGAGCAGGGGGCGCTTTCGCACCTTCTCCGTCGCGGGCGCGTACTGGATCAGCTCCATCACCTCGTTCCTGAAGATCACCTGGCCCGGCGTGGCGGCGAGGTCCTTGCCGACCTCGAAGCCCTCCATGTCGGTCTGCGACAGGGCGAGCCGGCCCTGGCCGCGTTCGAGATCGCGCACCAGGTTCATGAGGCCGCGCGTGAGGTTCTCCCCGCGCGTCTCGTAGGTCTCGCGGATCACCTCGGGGTTGGTCAGCGCGAAATTCGTCGGCGCCATCGCGTCGACGATCTGACGGGTCACGAACTCGGCCTTGCGCTTGGTGGCCTCGTCCACGCCCTTCACGCCGGAGACGAGACCCATCAGGAAGCGCTGATTGAGCAGGTAGCTCTGCTTGATCGCGTCGAAGACCGGATGCTCGCTCCACTCCTTCGCGCGCCAGCGCTTGTCGCCCTTCTCCGGCTCGACGGCGGGCTTGGCCTCCCCGCTCATGAGCCGGCCCATCGTGCCCGACCACAGATCCATGTAGCCGCGATAGAGATCGGCCTGTGACTGCATCAGCAGCTCGGGATCGGACAGGATGTTCTCCCACACCTGCAGCATCTCCGGCCCGGCATGCAGCGGATCGGCCTGCGGGAGCATGGACTGGTCGCCCTCCAGCGACTTCCTCATCACGTCGGAGAGCACCTTCTGGCTCTTCAGCGCCGATTGCATGAGATTGCGCGACAGCTCCTCGAGCCGCTTCACGTCCTCCACCGGGATCTCGGGCAGCGCGCCATAGGCGAAGGGCGAGGAGGCGATCTCCGCCCCCGGAGGCATCGCTCCGGTCTCGGGCGCCTCGGCTCTGGGCGAGACGGCGGCCTTGGGCGACTTCGTCGCCGTCTTGCGCCTGGCGGCCGGCTTCGTCCTGGCCTTGCTCGCGGACTTGGCACCGGATTTCGCGCCGGATTTCACGCCGGACTTCGCTGCGGACTTCGCGGTGGCCCTGGCCTTGCCGGGTTGCTTGGAGGCAGAGGGTTTCCGGCGCGCCGGGCGGGCGGGGGAGTCTTTTTCCGGACGGTCGCTGTCTGCCATGATGATTGCCTTCTTCGGTGGAGGTGACAGGGCGCAGGTGCAGCGTATAGAAAGCTCAAAGCGCGTCCAATCGACGGGAGGCCGCATTTGAGATTTTTTCACCGCGCCGGACTGGGCGCCGCGGCGCTCGCGGGGGCGGCGCTGTCGGCCTGCACGACCGATGAGGCTGCCGAGCCGGGCTGGCTCGACGTGCGCGCGGCCGAGGCCGCGGCGCACGCGCCCCCTGCCCATGTCCCGCTGCATCTGCTGCCCGCGGCCGAGATCATCGAGGTGCGCGCCACCACCCGCAGGCTGATGGAAGCCGGGGCTTACGTGCGCGGGCGCGCCGAGGAGATCGCGGAACGCGACGTGGACACCGGCGCGTTCGTGCGCGAGTCGCTGCAGCGCGGAACCCCGCCGGAGGGCGGCTCGCGCTAAGCAGCGGCAGAGAATCTTCGTATCATCGGCCCATTCGGGCTCCATCCGATCTGTAGAGGAACACGCCATGTCCGACGGCCGCGCGCTCGACCGCCTCGCCTTCGAAGCCCTCAACGCCGCCGAGCTGGCCGCCATCGCCGCAGAGCGCCTGGCCGGCCGCGGCGACAAGACCGCCGCCGACCAGGCCGCGGTCGACGCCATGCGCAAGGGGCTCAATGCCATGTCCATGCGCGGACGCATCGTCATCGGCGAGGGCGAGCGCGACGAGGCGCCCATGCTCTATATCGGCGAGGAGGTCGGCAGCGGGGAGGGCCCCGAGATCGACATCGCGCTCGATCCCCTCGAAGGCACCGGCCTGACGGCCCGCGGCATGCCCAATGCGCTCGCGGTGCTCGCGATCGCGCCGCGCGGCGGCCTGCTGCACGCGCCGGACACCTACATGGACAAGATCGCCATCGGCCCGGGCTATCCCGAAGGCGTCATCGACCTCGACGCCTCGCCCTCCCAGAACGTCAAGGCGCTCGCGCGCGCAAAGGGCGTCGATGTACGCGACATCACGGCCTGCGTCCTGGAACGCGACCGTCACGAAGACATCATCGCCGACATCCGCAAGGCCGGCGCGCGCATCGAGCTGATCCCGGACGGCGACGTCGCCGGGGTCATTTCCTGCGCCGATCCCGATGGCGGGCCGGACATCTATATCGGCCGCGGCGGCGCGCCCGAGGGGGTGCTCGCGGCCGCCGCGCTGCGCTGTCTCGGCGGCCAGATGCAGGCGCGCCTGCATTTCCGCACCGACGAGGAACGCAAGCGGGCGGAGAAGACCGGCATTTCCGATCTCGACCGCAAGTACACCCACGCCGAGCTCGCCTCGAAGGACTGCGTCTTCATCGCGACCGGCGTGACCGAGGGGCTGATGCTCAACGGCGTGCGCCGCGGGCCGGATTACGTCGCCACCGAAAGCCTCGTGCTCTCCTCGGTCACCGGCTCGCGCCGGATCGTGGAAACGCGCCGGCCGCTGTGACCGGGCTGCTCGCACCCGCAGCGGCCGCCAGCGGCGCTCTGTTCGGGGTCGAGCGTTCGCTGGGCGGAAAGCGCTGGCAGCTCGCCGAGGCCGACGACCGGCTCGTCGGGGAGATCGTGCGTGCCACCGGCTGCCCGGACGCGCTCGCGCGTCTGATGGCCTCGCGCGGAATCGACGCGGCCGCCGCGCCCGGCTTTCTCGCCCCGCGCCTGCGCGACGCCTTCCCGGACCCGTCCCGCTTTGCCGACATGGACAAGGCGGCCGGCCTGATCTGGGATGCAGTCGAGGCGAAGCGGCGCATCGCCCTGTTTGCCGACTACGATGTCGACGGGGCAACCTCCGCCGCCCAGCTCGTGCGCTGGCTGCGCGCGGTCGGCCACGACCCGCTGGTCTACATCCCCGACCGGATCGAGGAGGGCTACGGCCCGAACGCGGCCGCCTTCGCCCGGCTGAAGGAGCAGGGGGCCGAACTCGTCGTCACGCTCGATTGCGGCGCGGCCGCGCTCGAACCGCTCGAGGCCGCCCGCTCGCTCGGCCTCGCCGTCGTCGTCGTGGACCACCACATGATGAAGCAGGAGGTTCCGCCCGCCGCCGCCCTCGTCAATCCGAACCAGCCCGGCGACGAATCCGGCTGCGGGCACATGGCCGCGGCCGGCGTGACCTTCGTCCTGCTCGCGGCGCTGAACCGGGAGGGGCGCCGGCGCGCCGCGTTCCGGGGCGACGAGCCGGACATCATCGCGCTCGCCGATCTCGCCGCGCTCGGCACGATCTGCGACGTGGTCCCGCTCACCGGCATCAACCGCGCGCTCGTGGCCCAGGGGCTCAAGGTGATGAGCGGCTGGGCCAAGCCCGGCCTGGCTGCGCTGGCCGAGGTCGCGGGCCTGGAAGGTCCCGCCTCGCCCTACCATGCCGGCTTCCTGATCGGCCCGCGGATCAATGCCGGCGGGCGCGTCGGCAAGTCCGATCTCGGCGTGCGGCTCCTGTCCACCGAGGATGCGGGCGAGGCGCGCCGCATCGCGCTCGAGCTCGACGCGCTCAATGCCGAGCGCCGCGCCATCGAGGCCGACGTGCTCGAGGCCGCGATCGCGCAGGTCGAGGCGGCCGGCGCCGGCGGGGACTCACCGCTCCTGCTCGCGGCCGGGCCGAACTGGCATCCCGGCGTCATCGGCATCGTCGCCGGCCGGCTGAAGGAGCGCTTCAACCGGCCCGCCCTGGTCGTCGGCCTCGACGAGGCCGGGCTCGGCAAGGGCTCGGGGCGCTCGGTCGCCGGGGTCAATCTCGGCGCCGCGGTCGCGGCGGCGCACGAGGCGGGACTTCTGATCGCCGGGGGCGGCCACCCCATGGCGGCCGGCCTCACCATCGCGGCCGACCGGCTGGAGGACTTCCGCGCCTTCATGACCGAGCGCCTCATGGGCGAATGGAAAAGCGCCGACGAGGCGCGCACCGCCCGCTTCGACGGCGTGCTCTCGCCCTCGGCCGTCACCTTCGAGTTCTGCGAGGCGCTGGCCCTCGCCGCGCCCTACGGGGCGGGCCATCCCGAGCCGCGATTCGCGTTCGCGGACCTGCGCCGCACCTATGCCGAGCGGGTCGGCAGCGACCATGTGCGCTTCGCCTTCGAGGGCGCGGGCGGCGGGCGGCTCTCCGGCATCGCCTTCCGCTGCGCCGACGCGCCGATCGGCCAGGCGCTGCTGTCGGGCGGAGAGGGGCCGTGGCACGCCGCGGGGCGCCTGAAGGCCAGCGACAACCGCTTCGGCCGCAAGGCGGAATTCCACCTGGAAGACCTCGCCCCGGCGCGCTGAACTCTTGCAGCTTTTTCTTCACGAGCCGCTTGCATCGCGGAATCGGCGCCGATATATACCGGGCCTCGCGAGACAGCGGGCCCTTCGTCTATCGGTTAGGACGCCAGGTTTTCAACCTGGAAAGAGGGGTTCGATTCCCCTAGGGCCTGCCACTCGCGCTTTCCCCACACCGGCAGCCTGCCCCTTCCGGGACCATCCGCCTCGGGCCAGCCCGCGCGTTGCGCCGGCCCTTTGCGCGTGCCCGAACCGCGGCGCGCCAGGCCGTCTGCGGCCGAACAGGGTATGGCATGGCTCGCCGGGCTTCCGGGGGCGTGTGCGCCTCAGGCGCGCGGCTGCAGCGCCGGGTGCCCGTTCGCGTGCGCGCTCAGCCAGTCGTGGAGGAGGGGGCTGGCCGAGCACAGGCCCTCGCACACGCCGGTGATCTCGCCGAGCGCCGCGCCGTCCCCGTGCCCGTTGACGAGATCGGCATAGCTCAGGGCATGGCCCTCGCTGTGGTGATTGCTGTCGTGGCCGGTCAGCAGGATCTGCACATCGCCGTGCCGGGCGTCGTCCCAGATCCGGTCCATCAGCGCGGAGACGGTGCGCGGCGGACCCTCGATCAGCAGCAGGAAATGCGCGTCGAGGCGCAGGAGGAAGGAGGTCACGCCGAGCTTCGAATTGTTGTCCCGCCAACTCGCAACCAGCTCGCTCATCTCGAGCGAACCGAAGCCGCGGCTGGGTTGTGAGGCATAGATAATTCGAAACACAGGATACGTGCTGGACCGCGGTTCACGCCGAGCGGCCCAGTGCCGGTCGACCCTTTAAATCCAACACGTTCCCGTGAAGAGCGAAACCACTACTTGTACTGCTGAACGTGTTCAGCAAATACTCAGGCCGTCGCCCGCGCCCGCTCCAGGGCTTCGCGGATCAGCGTGTGGGCCCGGTCGACCCCGTGCCAGCCGCCGATCTTCACCCACTTGCGCGGTTCGAGATCCTTGTAGTGCTGGAAGAAGTGGGTGATGCGCGCGAGCTGGGCCTGGTGGACGTCGCTATAGTCCCGGATCTCGTCGTAGAAGGGGGTGAGCTTCTGGTGCGGCGCGGCGAGGATCTTCTCGTCCTGCCCGCTCTCGTCCTCCATCAGCAGCACCCCGATCGGGCGGGCGCGCACCACGCAGCCCGGCACCAGCTCGGTCTGGCCGAGCACCATGACGTCGATCGGGTCGCCGTCGTCGGACAGGGTGTGCGGCATGAAGCCGTAATTGCACGGATAGCGCATCGGCGTGTGCAGGAAGCGGTCGACGAACACCGTGCCGGAGGCCTTGTCCATCTCGTACTTGACCGGCTGGCCGCCGACGGGGACCTCGACGATCACGTTGATGTCCTCGGGCGGGTTCTGGCCGGCGATGATCTTGTCGAGACGCATGGGAGGGCTCCGTATCCTGATTTGGCGCGGAAGAAACGCCGCCAGGCCAGCGGTTTCAAGCCTTTTGTGCGCTGCAGCAGGGAGCTTTTGCACCTGCGGGCGCGGTCTGGACAAGGCGATTGCGCGCTCCGGCGCGCGCGGCTAGCTTGCCCGCCATGATACGCTTCATCGCTCTCAGCCTCGCCCTCGTCCTCACTGCCGGTCCCGTCGCGGCGCAGATCGGCGACGGCGCGCCGCCCGCCGACCCGGCCGCCCGCGACGCCGTGGTCGAGTATGGCGGGCCGGAGACCGTCGTCATCGAGACCGACGAGGGCCCGGTCAGCTTCACCGTCGAGATCGCGGCCACCGAGCCCGCCCGCCAGCGCGGGCTGATGTGGCGCGAGGAGCTCGCCCCGGACGCGGGCATGCTGTTCGATTTCGCCACCGTGCGGCCTGTCTCGATCTGGATGCGCAACACGCTGATCCCGCTCGACATCATCTACATCCGCCAGGACGGCACGATCGCGAAGATCATCGCGCACGCCCAGCCGCTGTCGGAACGCCAGCTGCTGTCGGGCGTTCCCGTCCGCTCCGTGCTGGAGATCAATGCCGGGCGCGCCGCCGAGCTCGGAATCGAGCCGGGAGACCTCGTGCGCCACGCCTGGTTCGGCACCGCGCAGGCGCCCGCCGGCCCGGACGCCGCGGACGCCGGCACGGACGGCGAGGCGCAGCCGCAAGAGGGCTGAGGCGCTTGCGCGCGCGGGCGTTGATGCCTAAACCCTTCAGCGACAATTCGGGGCGTAGCGCAGCCTGGTAGCGCATCTGCTTTGGGAGCAGAGGGTCGCGTGTTCGAATCACGCCGCCCCGACCAGTCTTCCGCCGGGCCGAGCGCCCGCCGGCCCGGTGTGGATCCTGTGACGAGACGAGTGATGTTCGCGAAAATCTACCGCCCCTCGAAGACGGCCATGCAGTCCGGCCGCGCCAAGTCCCAGCACTGGCTGCTCGAATTCGAACCCTCCCAGGCCAAGCGGCCCGACCCGCTGATGGGCTGGTCGCAGGGCGGGGACACGCGCCGCCAGATCCACCTCAAGTTCGAGACCAAGGAAGAGGCGATCGCCTACGCCCAGCGCTACGGCATCCCCTTCCAGGTGCGCGATGCGCGCGAGACGCCGCGCAAGATCAAGCCCTACGCCGCCAATTTCTCCTACGACCGGAAGGTGCCCTGGTCGCACTAGCCGGCCGCGGCCGCAGGGCCCCGTAGCTCAACCGGATAGAGCGCTCGCCTTCTAAGCGAATGGTTGCAGGTTCGAGTCCTGCCGGGGTCGCCATCCTTTCCGATTCCCCCTTGCATCGGCCCGGTCGGGCCTCGCCGGCGCGGCGGGCAGGCGGTCGCGCTTGCGAACCCTGACGGGTTCGATTCAGGGGAAACCCTTGCCGGCGTCCAGACGTTGTCCCTGACGCGATACGGGCAGGCCCTCGCTGCGGGCGTGCCGCAGCAGACAGGCAGGTCCCATGGCCGGCAAGGACGACCCCACCACCGCGCAGGTCCGCAAGGGCAAGCATGTCAGGCGCCCGGGAGAGCCGGTCGTGGAGAACGAGCCGGCCGCGAGCCCGCTCGGCACCGACGACGAGGCCGCCGGCCGGCCGCCCGGACCGGAACGGGTGAAATCGGCGGTCGAGGACGATCCGCGCATGGATGCGCCCGCCAGCCGCGTCGACCGGCCCGCGCTGCGCCCGACCCCCTATGCCTGGATCGGGCTCGCCGCCTTCGCGGCCTTCGCCGCTCTCCTGATCGCCGCCCTGATGCTGGGCTAGGCGCCGAGCGCGCGCTCGAGATCGGCCCACAGGTCCTCGACATCCTCCAGCCCGATGGAAAAGCGCAGCAGCGCACCGCGCTCGCGCCAGGGGACCGCGGTGCGCACCAGCTGGCGGTCGCAGGGCAGGACGAGGCTCTCGTACCCGCCCCAGGAAAAGCCGAGCCCGAACAGCTCCAGCGCATCGGCCACGGCCTCGCCCTCGCGCGGGCCGCGATCCTTCAGCACCACCGAGAAGCACCCCGCCGGCGCGGAGAACTGCTTCTTGAACAGCGCGTTGTCCGGGGATGATTCGAGCGCCGGATGAAGCACGCGCGCGACGGCCGGATGCGCCTCGAGCCGCCTTGCCAGATCCAGCCCGGACCTTCCGCACCGCTCCAGGCGCACCGACAGTGTGCGCAGCCCGCGCAGCGCCATGAAGGCATCGTCGGGAGACACGTGCGCGCCGTAGAGCTGGGCGTGCGCGGCCACGCGCCGGGCATTCTCCCCGCGCGCCGCGACGCAGCCCATCAGAAGATCGGAATGCCCGCCGACATACTTGGTCAGCGACTGCGCCGCGTAATCTACTCCGAGATCGAGGGGGTTCATCAGGTAGCCGGCGCTCCAGGTGTCGTCGATCACCGTGGCCACCCCGCGCGCCTTCGCCGCCTTCGCGATGGCCGGCACGTCCTGCACCTCGAAGGTCAGCGAGCCCGGCGATTCCAGCAGGATCATCCGGGTTTCCTCGCCGATGAGGTCGGCGATGCCCGCGCCCGCACGCGGATCGTAATAGCGCGGCGTCACGCCCAGGCGCGGCAGCTCCTCGTCGCAGAACCGGCGCACCGGCTTGTAGACGCTGTCCACGATCAGCGCGTCGCCGGGCTCCTCGATGGCGCTGCGGATCGCCAGAACCACGCCCGCGAGCCCGGAGGGGGCGAGGCTCACGCCGTCGGCCCCGTAGAGCCCCTCGAGCGCCTCGGTCAGCGCCGTGTTGGGGCTGAGACCGCCGCGCGCATAGGTGCGCTGGCCCTGCGAGGGGGCATAGAGTTCGGCCGAGCTGGCCGCGAGCACGGTCGAGGCGCGTTCCACCGGCGCGTTCACCGGCCCGGCCGCACGGGCGGGCCGCCCCGCATGGATGAGACGCGTATCCCGTTTCATGTCGACGAATCCTTCCCTCTCCGGTAAACCTTGAAAGACCTTACGCAAACGCGCTGACCAAGGGCAGGGCCCCCGTGTCGCCATTCTCGCTGATCGACCTGTTCCGCCTGCGCAACCTCACGCGCGGGGCCGTCACCTTTGCGCTGGGCTTTAGCGTATCGCAGAGCGAACTAGAAGAACGCGCCACCACGCTCGCCGAGATCCGCGACCGGGGCCAGCTTCACTGCGGCGTCGACGAGGGCCTGCCCGGCTTCGCCACGCGCGGCGAGGATGCGCGCTGGACGGGGTTCGAGGCCGATCTGTGCCGCGCCTACGCCGCCGCCTTCCTCGGCAGCGAGCGGCGCGTGCGTTTCGTGCCTCTGACCACGAGCGAGCGCTTCGAGGCCCTGATCGACGGCCGGGTCGACGTGCTGGTGCGCAATACCAGCTGGACCTTCGCGCGCGACGCGGAGATGCCGGTCACCTTCGCCGGGATCTATTACTTTGACGGGCAGGGCTTCCTGGTCCCGGCCGATCTCGGCGTGTCCAGCGTGCGCGAGCTCGACGGGGCGCGCATCTGCGTGCAGCGCGACACCACGACGGCGCTCAATCTGACCGACTACGCGCAGACCTATGCCGTCACCTTCACCCTCGTGGAGGTCGACACCGCCGAGGAGGGGCTGACGCGCTACCAGGCCGGCGAGTGCGACGCCTACACCAACGACATCTCCTCGCTCGCGGGCCTGCGCCTGGCGCTCGAGGACCAGACCGCCCACGTCCTCCTGCCCGAGGTGATCTCCAAGGAGCCGCTCGGCCCGGTGGTCAGGAGCGGCGATCCCGGCTTCGCCGAGGCGGTACGCTGGGTGCTCTTCGCGCTCATCGCCGCGGAGGAGTACGGCGTGACGGCGGAAAACGCCGCCGCCCTCGCGCAGGAAAGCCCGAACCCGGAGATTCGCCGCCTGCTCGGCGGGGAGGGCGCCATCGGGGACGCGGTCGATCTCGACGACGAGTTCGCCCTGAGGGCCATCGCCAGCGTCGGCAATTACGGCGAATTGTTCGCGCGCCATCTCGGCCGCGACAGCCCGCTGAACCTGCGCCGCGGCCTCAATGCCCAGTGGACGCAGGGCGGGCTGATGTACGCGCCGCCTTTCAGGTGATCTCGGGTCCTGCCGGGGTGAAAGCGTTTCGTCCCGGAAGAGGCTAGCCCTCCATCCACCCCGGCACCGGCAGCCCCTTCTGCTTGAGGAATTCCGGGTTGTAGAGCTTGGACTGGTAGCGCGAGCCGTGATCGCACAGCACGGTGACGATGGTCTTGCCGGGCCCGAGCTTGCGCGCGAGGCGGATGGCGCCGGCGATGTTGATGCCGGCCGAGCCTCCCAGGCACAGGCCTTCCTCGCGGACGAGGTCGAACAGGATTTCCAGCGCCTCCTCGTCGGGAATGCGGAAGGCCTCGTCGACCTCGATGCCTTCCAGATTCGCCGTGATGCGGCTCTGGCCGATGCCTTCGGTGATGGACGTGCCGTCCGCCTTGAGCTCGCCGTGGGCGTAATAGCCGTAGAGCGCGGCGCCGCCGGGATCGGCGAGACCGATCGTGACGTCGCGGCTGCGCTCCTTCATCGCCATCGACACGCCCGCGAGCGTGCCGCCCGAGCCAACCGCGCAGATGAAGCCGTCGAGCCTGCCGCCGAGCTGGTCCCAGATCTCCGGCCCCGTGGTCTCGTAATGGGCCTGGCGGTTGGCGACATTGTCGAACTGGTTCGCCCAGATCGCGCCGTTGGGCTCGGTCTCGTTGAGCTCCTCGGCGAGGCGCCCGGAATAGCGCGCATAATGGTTCGGGTTGGCGTAGGGGACCGCGTCGACCTCGATCAGCTCCGCGCCCATCAGCCGGATCGCATCGCGCTTCTCCTTGCTCTGTGTGCGCGGGAAGACGATCACGGTGCGGTAGCCGAGCGCGCTTGCCACCATGGCGAGCCCGATGCCGGTATTGCCGGCCGTGCCTTCCACGATCGTGCCGCCGGGCTTCAGCAGGCCCTTCCTCTCGGCGTCGCGGATGATCCCGATCGCGGCGCGATCCTTCACCGAGCCGCCCGGATTGAGGAACTCGGCCTTGCCGTAGATCTCGCAGCCGGTGATCTCGGAGGCCTTCTTCAGCCGGATCAGCGGGGTGTTGCCGATGAGGTCGATGACGGAGGGAACGGTATCGGGGCGGCTCATGGCACTCTCCTTCCTGCAGGCCGCGCAAAGCTAGGGCGGCGGGCGCCCGCCTGCAATGTGCCGCGCTGATGCTGCACGTCCTCGTGATCCGCCCGGCGGGCCGGCGCGTATGCACCTGCAGACAAGCCGGCGAGCCCCATGACCCTGATCGACGACGGCCTCCTCCTCGACCATGCCTCCGGCGCGGCCCCGGCCGCGCTGAGCGCGCTCGCGCTCGCCCAGGCCGAGCTGAGGCCGGAGGCGGCCCGGCGGCTGGGCCTCGCGGAGGCCGCGCTCGGCGCGCTGCTCGAGGGCGAATCGCCTGCGCGGCTCGAT from Marinicauda algicola includes:
- a CDS encoding CoA transferase subunit A yields the protein MTIMAGGFGLCGIPENLITALRDSGVKDLTVISNNAGVDDFGLGLLLQTRQIRKMISSYVGENKTFEKQYLSGELELEFNPQGTLAERCRAGGAGIPGFYTKTGVGTLVAEGKEHKEFNGETYILETGLTADLALVKAWKGDTEGNLVYRKTARNFNPMMAMAGKVTVAEVEELVKPGELDPDCIHTPAIFVQRLIKGEHEKRIEQRTVRA
- a CDS encoding CoA transferase subunit B; protein product: MAWTREQLAERAARELEDGFYVNLGIGIPTLVANYIPEDMDVTLQSENGMLGMGPFPREDEVDPDLINAGKQTITELKKTSYFSSADSFAMIRGGHINLSILGAMEVSEKGDIANWMIPGKMVKGMGGAMDLVAGVQRVVVIMDHTNKAGESKLLKECTLPLTGKGCVDRVITTLGVFDVVEDGLLLTELAPGVTLEDIEKSTEAKFKVAEGVG
- a CDS encoding PHA/PHB synthase family protein; its protein translation is MPPGAEIASSPFAYGALPEIPVEDVKRLEELSRNLMQSALKSQKVLSDVMRKSLEGDQSMLPQADPLHAGPEMLQVWENILSDPELLMQSQADLYRGYMDLWSGTMGRLMSGEAKPAVEPEKGDKRWRAKEWSEHPVFDAIKQSYLLNQRFLMGLVSGVKGVDEATKRKAEFVTRQIVDAMAPTNFALTNPEVIRETYETRGENLTRGLMNLVRDLERGQGRLALSQTDMEGFEVGKDLAATPGQVIFRNEVMELIQYAPATEKVRKRPLLIAPPWINKFYILDMRAKSSMIAWLVEQGFTVFLISWVNPGPELKDASFEDYIRKGLFTALEKVEQATGETKIDTVGYCIGGTMLGTALALMAAEGDTRIASATFFAAQLDFELAGDLLVFIDDEWFKEIGRLMDAQGGVLDGRTMADTFNMLRSNDLVWSFVINNYLLGRQPQAFDLLYWNADQTRMPKRLHLSYLENFYKKNRLARGEMEMAGHRLDLSKVTIPVFMQASREDHIAPAASVYRSVKLFGGKAQYMMAGSGHIAGVVNHPDAKKYQHWVNEALPDTLEEWLAGAKEHPGSWWPHWRAWLFDQSDTMVDAREPGGGRLKPICPAPGEYVKVRS
- the glpX gene encoding class II fructose-bisphosphatase, yielding MSDGRALDRLAFEALNAAELAAIAAERLAGRGDKTAADQAAVDAMRKGLNAMSMRGRIVIGEGERDEAPMLYIGEEVGSGEGPEIDIALDPLEGTGLTARGMPNALAVLAIAPRGGLLHAPDTYMDKIAIGPGYPEGVIDLDASPSQNVKALARAKGVDVRDITACVLERDRHEDIIADIRKAGARIELIPDGDVAGVISCADPDGGPDIYIGRGGAPEGVLAAAALRCLGGQMQARLHFRTDEERKRAEKTGISDLDRKYTHAELASKDCVFIATGVTEGLMLNGVRRGPDYVATESLVLSSVTGSRRIVETRRPL
- the recJ gene encoding single-stranded-DNA-specific exonuclease RecJ, producing the protein MTGLLAPAAAASGALFGVERSLGGKRWQLAEADDRLVGEIVRATGCPDALARLMASRGIDAAAAPGFLAPRLRDAFPDPSRFADMDKAAGLIWDAVEAKRRIALFADYDVDGATSAAQLVRWLRAVGHDPLVYIPDRIEEGYGPNAAAFARLKEQGAELVVTLDCGAAALEPLEAARSLGLAVVVVDHHMMKQEVPPAAALVNPNQPGDESGCGHMAAAGVTFVLLAALNREGRRRAAFRGDEPDIIALADLAALGTICDVVPLTGINRALVAQGLKVMSGWAKPGLAALAEVAGLEGPASPYHAGFLIGPRINAGGRVGKSDLGVRLLSTEDAGEARRIALELDALNAERRAIEADVLEAAIAQVEAAGAGGDSPLLLAAGPNWHPGVIGIVAGRLKERFNRPALVVGLDEAGLGKGSGRSVAGVNLGAAVAAAHEAGLLIAGGGHPMAAGLTIAADRLEDFRAFMTERLMGEWKSADEARTARFDGVLSPSAVTFEFCEALALAAPYGAGHPEPRFAFADLRRTYAERVGSDHVRFAFEGAGGGRLSGIAFRCADAPIGQALLSGGEGPWHAAGRLKASDNRFGRKAEFHLEDLAPAR
- a CDS encoding BLUF domain-containing protein, whose product is MFRIIYASQPSRGFGSLEMSELVASWRDNNSKLGVTSFLLRLDAHFLLLIEGPPRTVSALMDRIWDDARHGDVQILLTGHDSNHHSEGHALSYADLVNGHGDGAALGEITGVCEGLCSASPLLHDWLSAHANGHPALQPRA
- the ppa gene encoding inorganic diphosphatase codes for the protein MRLDKIIAGQNPPEDINVIVEVPVGGQPVKYEMDKASGTVFVDRFLHTPMRYPCNYGFMPHTLSDDGDPIDVMVLGQTELVPGCVVRARPIGVLLMEDESGQDEKILAAPHQKLTPFYDEIRDYSDVHQAQLARITHFFQHYKDLEPRKWVKIGGWHGVDRAHTLIREALERARATA